CGGGTAAGCGCCGTGTCGGCCAACACCACGTCCGCCGGCCGCTCGGCGAGCCGCAGCATCGCCTCGGAATCGGAGACGGCGGTCCGGACGATCGAGGTCAGGCCGAGACGCGCCGCGGCGGCGATCAGATGCTGGGCGGCGAGCGGTGTCCGAACGCACACGAGAACGGTACGCACTGTGTCTCCTCTCCGCACACGAGCAGACCATGGCGGGGTCGCCTCGGGAGGAGGTTCCCGGCAATCCTCCCAACTTTTCGGACTTATCGGTCATATGCCGCAAGTCGTTTCGGGTTTTCGATCACAGACGTGTGAGTGGTGAGTCATTCGGGTACCGGTGGTGTCAAGCCGGGGACGGTGCGCCAGCGCGGCCCGCCGCCCGGGGCCCGGCAGAAGGAACGCGCGGTGCCGCGCGGAAGGAGGGGTGCTGATGTCCAACGTACGTAGACTGCCCGGACCCATCGTCGATCTGTGGGACTGGCAGCGACTCGGCTCCTGCCGAGGACGGGACAGCGCCCAGTTCTTCCACCCCGACGGTGAACGTGGCTCGTCCCGCCTGCGGCGCGAGTCCGGTGCCAAGTCGGTCTGCCGGGCCTGCCCGGTCCGCGCCGAGTGCGCCGCGCACGCCCTGTCGGTGCGCGAGCCGTACGGCGTCTGGGGCGGGTTCAGCGAGTCCGAGCGGCTGCGCCTGCTCGCGATGGGCTGGGAGGACCTGGCCGACCGCCGGCACGCGCGGGTCGACGTCGCCCGGCTGGAGGCCCGCCTCGGCAGCGCCCACAAGTCGACCGTGCCGGCCCAGGCCACGCTGCCCGGCCAGTCCTCGCTCGCCAACGCGGCACCGCTGCCGGGCCCGACCCCACTGCCCAACCAGGCCACGCTGCCCAACCAGGCCAACCTGTCAGGCCAGGCCACCGTGCCCAGCCAGCGCAGCGTCGCCTGACCGACCACCCACCCGCCCCACCTGTAAGGAAGGGCACCTTGTTAACGCCTTCGGTAGAGAAGGGAACCCCTCTCACCGCAGGCCGTTAACAAGGGGCCCTTCCTTGCGTCCAGGGTTGCCGGCGCTGGACTCGGTCCGAACCCACCCCGCCCGTCCGGTGGCGGGTGACGCCTGCCAGGATCCGGCGGATGCGGATCGACATCGCGGCACCAGACCTGCTCTGGGCACGTTGGGGCGCGCTCGCCGCCGCCCTGACCGCCCTCGGCCACCCCGATGTGTACTGGTGTGACGCCGACGGCGCCCACCATGACGACCACGGCGGCAACTGGGCCCGGTTGGTGCTCGTCGAGGGTGGCCGGGCGGTCCTCTTCGGCTACGACCACGAGTACAGCGACACCGCCGGCCTGAGTCCACCCCTGGACCTGCTCGCCGGGGCGCCCGGCTGGCTGCCCTGGCCGGAGCTGGTCCGGCACGCCGCCGACGACCAGCTCGGCTACGTCTACTGGTACGACGGCGGCCACTGGTCCCGGGTGCCGTACCCCGAGTCGCAGGTGGCCGACGGCCTGCCGGAGACCGCCGGTGCCGTCCTCGACGATGCCCGCGCCCGGCAGGAACTGGGCGAAGTGGTCTTCTCCTGGGGCGGTCACCAGCCGGCGGACCTCCCGACGGAGCGGGCCGAGGTGGCGGTGGCGGCCGGTCGCCTGCTCGACGCCGCTGCCGGCGGCGTACTCGACGGGGTGGTGCTGGCCGGGCTACTCGGCCGGATCGATCCGACCGGCCCGGCTGACGGCGGACCTGGGGCGACCGGCCCGGCCGACAGCGGACCTGGGGCGACCAGCCCGGCCGACAGCGGACCTGGGGCGACCGGCGGGGTTGACCTGGCCGCCGGTCTCGCGGTGGCCGCCCGCGCCGGGCTCCGGGCGGACGGTGTCCGGCCGGTGGTGCCGGCGGCGGCCGGGCCTCCACCCCGGCGGATCCGGCGGCTCAGCGAGGACCAGCACGACCGCCTGGTATGGACGGCGATGCGGCAGGCCGAGGAGACCCCCCGCCCGGTCCCCGCGCCCACCCCGGAGCTGACCGCGCTGATCGAATGGGCCCGCGATCGCGCCCCGTCCACGCTGTCCTTCCAGGTCACCGACACCTCACTGAGCCAGCACCGGGACGGGGCGACACCCGCTGGCCGGCCCGGCGACGACGACTGGGCGGCCTTCCGAAAGGCCGGTGACCTGGTCCGTCGGCTCCGGCAGGCCGAGGCCGACCCGGCGTACGGCTGCTGGATCTTCCTCCGCGTCGCCGCCAGCGCCGACGGGGTCACCGTGACCCGGTGCTACGACTCGTGGCCCCGCTGGATCCCGCACGAGGACCGGGGCGGGCCCTGGCGCAGCCACCTGCGACCCGAGGTGGAGCGTCGGGCGGCGGCCTACCGACCGGCCTGGTCGGTGCTGCTGGATCCGGAGGTCGCCTACCTCGGCCCGCCGCCGCCCTTCGACACACTCCCCGTCGACTGAACCGGCCAGCCGCCCCGCTACTCGGCCGGGCTTGTCGGCCGGCCTGGTTCGGCGGCCTGGTTCGTCGGCCTGGCCCATCGGCCTGGCCCGTCGGCCTGGCCCGTCGGCCTGGCCCGTCGGCCTGGCCCGTCGGCCTGGCCCGTCGGCCTGGCCCGTCGCTTGGTCCGGCGGCCCGGCCCGGCGCTTGGTCCGTCCGCGTCGGTTGGTCCGTCGGTTGGTCAGCGCCCGCCGGCTGGCCTGGCCGGTTGGCCTGCCCGTCGCTCGGACCGTCCGCGTCGGCTGGTCCCTCGGATGGTTCGTCGGCTGGTCCGTCGGATGGTCAGCGGACGGTCACCCGGACCGTGTGCCAGCCGGTGGCCCCGTCCGGGGCGACCGGCCGGCGACGCTCGGTCTGGGTCTCCCCGGCGCTGTCGGTGGCCCGTACCTGCAGGGTGTGCTCGCCCACGGTGGCCGTCCAGCGCCACGACCACTGCACCCAGGTGTCCACCGACACGGCCGGGGCCAGCTCCGCCTCCTGCCACTGACCCTCGTCGAGGCGTACCTCCACCCGGCTGATGCCCCGGTGCTGCGCCCAGGCCACCCCCGCCACCGTCACCTGTCCGGCGGTAAGCCGGTTGCGCGGGCGGGGCGTGTCGATGCGCGACTGGGTCTTCACCGGCCCCTGCGCCGACCAGCCCCGCGGCACCCAGTACGCGTCGAAGTCGGCGAAACTGGTCAGCTCCAGCTCGGTGACCCACTTGCAGGCCGAGACGTAGCCGTACAGGCCCGGCACCACCATCCGGACCGGAAAGCCGTGCTCGACCGGCAACGGCTCGCCGTTCATCCCCACCGCCAGCAGCGCGTCCCGCCCGTCGCGTAGCACCGCGGTCGGGGTGCCGCAGGTCCATCCGTCGACCGAGCGCCCCACCACCTGGTCCGCACCCTGCTCCGGTTGCGCCTCGTCGAGCAGCTCCCGGATCGGCACCCCGAGCCACCGGGCGTTGCCGACCAGGTCCCCACCCACCTCGTTGGAGACGCAGGCCAGGGTGACGTACCGCTCGACCATCGGTCGGGCCAGCAACTCGGCGAAGCTCAACTCGATCGGGTTGCGGACCCGGCCGTGGATACGCAGCCGCCAGGTGTCCGGGTCGACCTGCGGCACCACCAGCGCGGTGTCGATCCGGTAGAACCCGATGTTCGGCGTGACGTAGGGGGCGAGTTGCGGCACCGACAGGTCCGCTCCCGCCGGTACCGCCGGCGCGGGCCCCACCGGCGCCGGTAGCACCACCGCCGCCCGGGCCTCCGACACCCCCCGCTGGCCGGCCAGCCACCGCCCGGCGAGCCCACCGACGGTCGCCGTGCCGATCAGCCAGCCCGCCCCGGTCAGGAAACGCCGCCGCCCCTCCACCGACATTCCCGCCGGGGCGGCCGGGGTCGCCGCGTCCGGTGGGGGTGCTGTCGCCGGTGACGAGGTCATCGCCGGTGGAGGTGTCGCCGTCGGTGACGATGTCGCCGCAGGTGGAGGTGCTGTCGCCGGTGGGGGTGCTGTCGCCGGTGGGGACCAGGGCCAGGGGTCGGGTTGCAGCGGGCCGGCGATCAGCAGCCAGAGCGCCAGCGCGCCGAGCCCGCCGCCGAGCAACGACGGCAGCGCGTCGGCCGGGCCCGCACCGGCCCGGGCCACCGCCGCGCCCACGCCGAGGGCGGCGAACACCCCGATGCCGGCGAGGCCGGCCACCAACCACCGGACCGCCAACACCCCGATCAGCGCGGCGAAGACGCCGAGCAACAGCGCCGTCCCCACCAACAGAGCGATCTTGTCGTACGTGCCGAAGAGCGCGATGCCGAACTGTTTCGCCGGCTCAGGGACGTGGTCCACCACCAGGCCCCCGACCGCGACCAGCGGAGCCGACCGGGGACCGGTGACCACCGCCACCAGTTCCGCCGAGCCGATCGCCACGACGGCGGCGGTGATCCCGGCCAGGGCCGCGTACCCGCGGGAGATGACAGTCACCCGACCGAGTCTGACCCACACTCCGCCGAGCGTCGACTCCCCGGAACGGCCGGTGATGACCCGCTCGCCCCGGTCACCGCGCCCCTGGTCCGCAACCGACCAGATTCTGGCCCATCCGAGAGCTGGACCAGGCAGCGGCGACCCGGCCCGGTGAGAGCCGCCCTGATCCGTCGAACGCCCCGACCCCCGCCGTCGTTTCGCGGCTGAGGCGCGTTGCTGTCTCCGTACCCGACCGGCTTGGAGATCTTGGACACTTACCGTTCTATTTGGACGGTAAGTGTCCAAGATTCACCTCGGGGCCCGCTTCGGGCGGTGACGAGGGTACGTGCGTCGGTGGGGTGGCCGGGCAATAGAGCGGTTCTGCACTGATTTGCCCCTTTTTTTACGCTTATGGGGTCTCTGCGCAACAAGAGTGACCTGGAAGAAGCCGGCCGCTGGAGGGGCACTTTGCTTCCAAGATCTTTGCACCGCCCGCCCGCGGTGCAAGGAAGGGCCCCTTCCTAACCGGATGAGCGTTAAGAAGGGGCCCTTCCTTGCACCTGCGGCGGGTGTTGGGTGCCGGGGTGCGGGTGGATCAGAAGCCGGGGCC
Above is a window of Micromonospora yangpuensis DNA encoding:
- a CDS encoding molybdopterin-dependent oxidoreductase — its product is MTVISRGYAALAGITAAVVAIGSAELVAVVTGPRSAPLVAVGGLVVDHVPEPAKQFGIALFGTYDKIALLVGTALLLGVFAALIGVLAVRWLVAGLAGIGVFAALGVGAAVARAGAGPADALPSLLGGGLGALALWLLIAGPLQPDPWPWSPPATAPPPATAPPPAATSSPTATPPPAMTSSPATAPPPDAATPAAPAGMSVEGRRRFLTGAGWLIGTATVGGLAGRWLAGQRGVSEARAAVVLPAPVGPAPAVPAGADLSVPQLAPYVTPNIGFYRIDTALVVPQVDPDTWRLRIHGRVRNPIELSFAELLARPMVERYVTLACVSNEVGGDLVGNARWLGVPIRELLDEAQPEQGADQVVGRSVDGWTCGTPTAVLRDGRDALLAVGMNGEPLPVEHGFPVRMVVPGLYGYVSACKWVTELELTSFADFDAYWVPRGWSAQGPVKTQSRIDTPRPRNRLTAGQVTVAGVAWAQHRGISRVEVRLDEGQWQEAELAPAVSVDTWVQWSWRWTATVGEHTLQVRATDSAGETQTERRRPVAPDGATGWHTVRVTVR